A genomic window from Brevibacillus agri includes:
- a CDS encoding DHA2 family efflux MFS transporter permease subunit gives MASEQRVKETNIHRAPILGVIIAGAIAALLNQTLLNVALPKLMEQFHITTSTAQWVITIYMLVNGVLIPTTAFLMEKYTTRQLFISAMSLFAAGTLVCGIAPSFAIMLLGRVVQAAGAGILMPLMTNVIFNLFPAERRGSAMGIVGITMVFAPAIGPTLSGWIVEHYFWRLLFFVVLPIALIVLLVSFFILKNVTATANPKLDFWGVVLSTVGFGGLLYGFSTAGGAGWRSTEVILMLLIGCISLAAFVWRQLSIDHAMLEFRIFQTPAYTLAVLISLLVNMSLYSGMILLPVYVQNILHFTPVQSGLLLLPGSILIGIMSPITGKLFDKFGAKWLAWIGLVITIVTTYGFTKLSLSTSYSYLVTLYTVRMFGLSMLMMPVMTSGLNALPLRLNPHGTAMSNTVNAIGGALGTALFVTIMTTKSAAHMADIVRSQHLNPTDLAQMELATKQGIAMGTNDAFWIATLFTVIALILALFLRNNTPRPEKVTAKKRVPQLS, from the coding sequence ATGGCAAGCGAGCAGCGAGTCAAAGAAACAAACATCCACCGGGCACCGATTCTCGGTGTCATCATTGCTGGCGCGATTGCGGCCCTGCTCAACCAGACGCTTCTCAACGTCGCTCTGCCCAAGCTGATGGAGCAGTTCCACATCACCACCTCGACCGCGCAATGGGTCATCACCATCTACATGCTGGTCAACGGCGTCCTGATCCCTACCACCGCTTTTTTGATGGAAAAATACACGACCAGGCAGTTGTTCATTTCCGCGATGAGCCTCTTTGCCGCGGGAACCCTCGTCTGCGGCATCGCGCCCAGCTTCGCCATCATGCTGCTCGGACGAGTCGTGCAGGCAGCGGGGGCAGGCATCCTCATGCCGCTCATGACCAACGTCATTTTCAACCTGTTCCCCGCAGAGCGCCGCGGCTCGGCTATGGGGATCGTCGGCATCACCATGGTATTTGCCCCGGCGATTGGCCCGACCTTATCCGGCTGGATCGTCGAGCATTACTTCTGGCGCCTGCTGTTTTTCGTCGTGTTGCCGATCGCCCTGATCGTTTTGCTCGTTTCGTTTTTCATCCTGAAAAACGTGACCGCGACAGCCAATCCGAAGCTGGACTTCTGGGGAGTCGTGCTGTCGACAGTCGGCTTCGGCGGGCTGCTGTACGGCTTCAGCACGGCTGGCGGAGCGGGGTGGAGAAGTACCGAGGTCATCCTCATGCTGCTCATCGGCTGTATCAGCCTGGCCGCCTTTGTCTGGCGGCAGTTGTCCATCGACCATGCCATGCTCGAGTTTCGCATTTTCCAGACCCCGGCCTATACGCTGGCCGTGCTCATCAGCCTATTGGTCAACATGTCGCTCTACTCGGGCATGATCTTGCTTCCGGTCTACGTGCAAAACATCCTGCACTTTACTCCTGTGCAGTCAGGTCTGCTGCTTTTGCCGGGGAGCATTCTTATAGGCATCATGTCGCCGATTACGGGCAAGCTGTTTGACAAGTTTGGCGCCAAATGGCTCGCCTGGATCGGGCTTGTCATCACCATCGTCACGACCTACGGCTTTACGAAGCTGAGCCTGTCTACTAGCTACAGCTACCTGGTCACGTTGTACACGGTGCGCATGTTCGGGCTGTCCATGCTGATGATGCCGGTAATGACGTCCGGACTGAATGCGCTGCCGCTGCGGCTGAACCCGCACGGGACCGCCATGTCCAACACGGTCAACGCCATCGGGGGAGCGCTTGGCACGGCGCTGTTTGTCACGATCATGACGACGAAAAGCGCCGCCCACATGGCAGACATTGTACGAAGCCAGCACCTCAATCCGACCGATCTGGCACAGATGGAGCTGGCGACGAAGCAAGGAATCGCCATGGGGACGAACGACGCCTTCTGGATCGCCACGCTGTTTACCGTCATCGCCCTGATTTTGGCGCTGTTTTTGCGCAACAACACGCCACGTCCGGAAAAGGTAACCGCGAAAAAGCGAGTGCCCCAGCTCTCGTAA
- a CDS encoding DUF1128 domain-containing protein — protein sequence MADLKEATQENLAVLIEGIKAKLNMANTAVMRAEDFDLVHYEDLLYLYNMVQKKTAFGINEMTAIVEELGAMRKQS from the coding sequence ATGGCAGATTTGAAAGAGGCGACCCAGGAAAATTTGGCGGTGCTGATCGAAGGCATCAAAGCGAAGCTGAACATGGCGAACACGGCCGTCATGCGCGCGGAAGATTTTGACCTTGTTCATTACGAGGACCTGTTGTACTTGTACAACATGGTGCAGAAAAAAACGGCGTTCGGCATCAATGAGATGACGGCGATCGTGGAAGAATTGGGTGCAATGCGAAAGCAGTCCTAG